The Anaplasma platys genome segment CTCTGCTTTTGTGCCATTTGCTAAGGAGATTTTCCCAGTGCGATTTACAACATTTGGGTTTTCAGCATATGCGAAGAAAATCTCCAATATCTTTCTTCTGGGTTGGTCTCCACAGTGGGGCAGCTTAGCTTCGGAAGATTCCGGTGCAACGCGGTACAATTGCGGTAAACAGGACACGTACCATGTCATGATAGACAAGACTATACGTGTCGATCCACTATGCACATACGTAATGTCTACCAACATATTTTCAACAGGAGATATAAATACAGTCCCAGGTGTCTACATAGGCCTGCGTAAGATTTGCAAAATCTTGATTATGCGCAGGTTGGCATACGCCGCTATGCATGGGCCTCCCATGATGTGTATACCAACTCCCGCGACATATCGTTTGTTTTCATCGTTCCTCGAAGTAGGAGCAAGACATGTGTGGCATAGGGTTATTAAGGGACATGGCTGCCCAGCTGAGGGCAGTAAAGGCTCATCCGATGTTAAACAACTATTGCCACTATCTTAGGAGGTTTCCATGGAATGCATATGTAGTAATGATAGACCAATTGTTCATGACCAAACAAACTTAAAAAAAGACGGCATCGGGAGAATATTTTCCACGGTACTGCGACTTTTTGCCATGGTTGTGCTACTTCTTGTAATGGATGGTGCACATGCAAGTTCAACCACGGCTGGTAACGGGTTGGCTTATCCTGGTACAGCAGGAGGTGATGCCAAAGCTGGAGCTAAAGCAGTTGACGCGCAAGACAGTACCCAGATCACAAGCAAGGTGATTTGTAATGTTATAAAGTACGTTAGGAGCATAGGCCTTCCCATAATGACTGGAGTTATAGTAGGATCCAGTATAATGGCTGTCTTTGGTAGGTTGGCATGGCCAGCGATAGCAGCTCTTATAATATTCACAGGAGTATTCTTCGGTGCTGACAAGATAATCAGCAAATTTGCTGAAGGCGTTGACGGAGGTACCTTGAACGCCTGCAGCTAAACATAGTGCCTCAAGGCACCCTTCAAGACAGCCGAGCACCAAGACAGCCAATGGCAAAGTGCTCGGCTGTACCCGAAGTCATCGCCAGGCTACAACTACCCAGCGCCTAACACTAACACAATCCCTGACGCCTCTTGTAATGTAAAATTACTTAAGAAATGGTAAAGCTTAATTTAACTTGCACGTGTTGGAGCTTGCAATTCTTCTCCTACAAAGAGCAAAAGAGCGCTACCTTGATCGGCTTCCATAAGGCCATTCACATACAGTTTTAATCCCGAAATCGCAAAGCGAGCCAAACGCAGGCTTGCGTAGCAACATGGTATAGTATAATACAGTACAATGTTGTGTATTAGTGTAGAAACTTTGCCTGATAGCTGTAGCAATGTATTCTGAATAGCTTTCCTAGCTTACATATGCCAAGCCAGCTTTCTTAAGGCATACTCATGTGTCTATACAAAACTACTTTGTTTATTCCAGAAAACACTTGTTTTTTACCCCAAACAATAGGAAGCACCTCCTTTTATAGAAGAAATCCAAGAAAATTAATGGGAAAGATCAAAACTTATGCTAATAACCACAGGTATTAAAC includes the following:
- a CDS encoding TrbC/VirB2 family protein, with protein sequence MECICSNDRPIVHDQTNLKKDGIGRIFSTVLRLFAMVVLLLVMDGAHASSTTAGNGLAYPGTAGGDAKAGAKAVDAQDSTQITSKVICNVIKYVRSIGLPIMTGVIVGSSIMAVFGRLAWPAIAALIIFTGVFFGADKIISKFAEGVDGGTLNACS